A stretch of the Notamacropus eugenii isolate mMacEug1 chromosome 2, mMacEug1.pri_v2, whole genome shotgun sequence genome encodes the following:
- the LOC140522069 gene encoding olfactory receptor 5B21-like — protein MGNSTAVTEFILLGLTDNSKLHLPLFLVFLFIYLLTLVGNLGMIVLIHSDSHLHTPMYFFLSNLSFVDLGYSSAVAPKVAAALYSGNKVISFSECVAQFFFFVGFGTAECYLLAAMAYDRHAAVCKPLHYTTTMTTGVCICLVIGSYICSFFNASIHAGETFSLSFCRSNVVHHFFCDIPPLLALSCSDTHVIELISFFVIGFNVFFTLLVILISYLFIFIAILRIQSAEGPQKAFSTCTSHLTAVSIFYGTIIFMYLQPGSSHFMDTDKIASVFYTVVIPMLNPMIYSLRNKEVKNALTKIIKQMKFSSNA, from the coding sequence ATGGGAAACAGCACTGCAGTGACAGAATTCATTCTCTTGGGTCTGACAGATAATTCCAAGCTTCATCTCCCACTATTCCTGGTGTTTTTGTTCATCTATCTTCTCACCCTTGTAGGTAACTTGGGAATGATAGTGCTGATCCATTCTGACTCCCATCTCCACACTCCAATGTACTTTTTCCTAAGTAATCTTTCTTTTGTAGATCTGGGTTACTCCTCAGCTGTAGCTCCCAAGGTGGCAGCTGCCCTCTACTCAGGGAACAAGGTTATCTCCTTCTCAGAATGTGTtgcccagtttttcttctttgttggtTTTGGCACAGCAGAATGCTACCTCCTGGCTGCCATGGCCTATGACCGTCATGCAGCTGTGTGTAAGCCCCTTCATTATACCACCACCATGACAACTGGTGTGTGCATTTGTCTTGTCATTGGCTCCTACATCTGCAGCTTTTTCAACGCTTCTATCCATGCAGGAGAAACCTTCAGCCTCTCCTTCTGTAGGTCCAATGTGGTGCATCACTTTTTCTGTGATATACCCCCACTCTTGGCTCTCTCCTGCTCGGATACCCATGTCATTGAGTTGATCAGCTTCTTTGTTATTGGTTTTAATGTCTTCTTTACTCTCTTGGTCATCTTGATCTCCTACCTGTTCATTTTCATTGCCATTCTAAGGATACAGTCAGCTGAGGGACCCCAGAAAGCATTCTCCACGTGTACCTCCCACCTTACTGCTGTCTCCATTTTCTATGGGACAATCATCTTCATGTACTTACAACCTGGCTCCAGTCACTTCATGGACACTGACAAAATAGCATCTGTCTTTTACACAGTGGTGATCCCCATGTTGAACCCCATGATATACAGCTTGAGGAACAAAGAAGTCAAAAATGCTCTCACAAAAATAATCAAACAGATGAAGTTTTCTAGTAATGCTTAA
- the LOC140523364 gene encoding olfactory receptor 5B21-like has protein sequence MEPGRRNNKETQVMGNSTAVTEFILFGLTDNPKLHLPLFLVFLFIYLLTLVGNLGMMVLIYSDSRLHTPMYFFLCNLSFVDVGYSSAVAPKVAASLYSGNKVISYSECATQFFFFVGFCTSECYILAAMAYDRHAAVCKPLHYTTTMTTSVCICLVITSYTFGFFNAFIHAGETFSLSFCNSNVVHHFFCDIPPLLALSCSDTHILELISFFVIGFNVLFTLLVILISYLFISISILRMHSAEGRQKAFSTCASHLTAVSIFYGALIFMYLQPGSSHSMDTDKIASVFYTMVIPMLNPMIYSLRNKEVKNAVIKMIKQVKFSRNV, from the coding sequence GTAGGAGAAATAACAAGGAAACACAGGTCATGGGAAACAGCACTGCAGTGACAGAGTTCATTCTCTTTGGTCTGACAGATAACCCCAAGCTTCATCTCCCACTCTTCCTAGTGTTTTTGTTCATCTATCTTCTCACCCTTGTAGGAAACTTGGGAATGATGGTGCTTATCTATTCTGACTCCCGCCTCCACACTCCaatgtattttttcctctgtaatctTTCCTTTGTAGATGTGGGCTACTCCTCAGCTGTAGCTCCCAAAGTGGCAGCTTCCCTCTACTCAGGGAACAAGGTTATCTCCTACTCAGAATGTGCTACCCAGTTCTTCTTCTTTGTTGGCTTTTGCACATCAGAATGCTATATTCTGGCTGCTATGGCCTATGATCGTCATGCAGCTGTGTGCAAACCCCTCCACTACACCACCACTATGACAACGAGTGTGTGCATTTGCCTGGTCATTACCAGCTACACCTTTGGCTTTTTCAATGCTTTCATCCATGCAGGAGAAACCTTCAGCCTCTCCTTCTGTAACTCTAATGTGGTCCATCACTTTTTCTGTGATATCCCCCCACTCCTGGCTCTCTCCTGCTCTGACACTCACATCCTTGAGTTAATCAGCTTCTTTGTTATCGGATTCAATGTACTCTTTACTCTCCTGGTCATCTTGATCTCCTACCtgttcatttccatttccatcctAAGGATGCATTCAGCTGAAGGACGCCAGAAAGCCTTCTCCACCTGTGCCTCCCACCTTACTGCTGTCTCCATTTTCTATGGGGCGCTGATCTTCATGTACTTACAACCTGGCTCCAGCCACTCCATGGACACTGACAAAATAGCATCTGTCTTTTACACAATGGTGATCCCCATGTTGAACCCCATGATCTACAGCCTGAGgaacaaagaagtaaaaaatgcCGTCATCAAAATGATCAAACAGGTGAAGTTTTCTAGGAATGTTTAA